From Cryptosporangium phraense, the proteins below share one genomic window:
- the aroF gene encoding 3-deoxy-7-phosphoheptulonate synthase translates to MVIVMSPDAPDTALEAVVSTVEEAGGSAFVSRGVTRTIVGVVAGEPVLASLEVEGLPGVAEVVRITSPYKLVSRENHSRTSTVHVRDVPIGPDSVTLIAGPCAVETPEQTLEAALMAKRAGAALMRGGAYKPRTSPYAFQGLGADGLKILADVREETGLPVVTEIVDPADIDVVAEYADMLQVGTRNMQNFALLQAVGSVGKPVLLKRGLTATYEEWLMAAEYIAQRGNLDIVLCERGVRSFESAIRNMLDVSAVPMVHQLSHLPILIDPSHAAGRRELVVPLARAAIGVGAEGLLIDVHPHPETAKCDGPQALHGADLDELAHAVTTLPPALGKTLTPAPK, encoded by the coding sequence ATGGTCATCGTCATGAGCCCGGACGCCCCCGACACCGCTCTGGAGGCCGTCGTCTCGACGGTCGAGGAGGCGGGCGGGTCCGCGTTCGTCTCCCGTGGAGTCACCCGCACGATCGTCGGCGTGGTCGCCGGGGAACCGGTGCTGGCCTCGCTCGAGGTGGAAGGCCTGCCCGGCGTCGCCGAGGTGGTCCGGATCACGTCGCCCTACAAACTCGTCAGCCGGGAGAACCATTCGCGGACGTCGACCGTCCACGTGCGGGACGTCCCGATCGGACCGGACAGCGTGACGCTGATCGCCGGACCGTGCGCGGTGGAGACGCCGGAGCAGACGCTGGAAGCGGCGCTGATGGCCAAGCGGGCCGGCGCCGCGCTGATGCGCGGCGGCGCGTACAAGCCGCGGACGTCACCGTACGCGTTCCAGGGGCTCGGGGCCGACGGCCTGAAGATCCTGGCCGACGTGCGGGAGGAGACCGGGCTACCGGTCGTCACCGAGATCGTCGACCCGGCCGACATCGACGTGGTGGCCGAGTACGCGGACATGCTCCAGGTCGGCACCCGGAACATGCAGAACTTCGCGCTGCTGCAGGCGGTGGGGTCGGTCGGGAAGCCGGTGCTGCTCAAGCGCGGGCTGACCGCCACCTACGAGGAGTGGCTGATGGCGGCCGAGTACATCGCCCAGCGCGGCAACCTCGACATCGTGCTGTGCGAGCGGGGCGTGCGCTCGTTCGAGTCGGCGATCCGCAACATGCTCGACGTGTCGGCCGTACCGATGGTGCACCAGCTGTCTCACCTGCCGATCCTCATCGACCCGTCGCACGCGGCGGGCCGGCGTGAGCTGGTGGTTCCGCTCGCGCGTGCGGCGATCGGCGTCGGGGCCGAAGGCCTGCTGATCGACGTCCACCCGCACCCGGAGACGGCCAAGTGCGACGGCCCGCAGGCCCTCCACGGAGCCGACCTCGACGAGCTGGCTCACGCCGTCACGACGCTCCCTCCCGCTCTGGGCAAGACGCTGACCCCGGCACCGAAGTAG
- a CDS encoding deoxyribonuclease IV: MAKRAITYAERIGANTVQVFVSNPRGWALAPGVPAQDEKFAAWASRSGVQVFIHATFLVNLGSAAEATVEKSVASLRHAVARGRAIGARGVVFHAGSSLATERREQAYGQLRSHLLPLLDELTPEDPDLLVEPTAGGGFALASRVEDLAEYFAAVDAHPRLRVCLDTCHAHAAGHDLSEPGGLAKVLDTVVDCVGAGRLALVHANDSRDPVGSLRDRHTTIGEGTIGLEGFRSLFTHPAAAGVPIVVETPSEDDGAGHAADMARLRSLAP; the protein is encoded by the coding sequence CTGGCGAAGCGGGCGATTACCTACGCGGAGCGGATCGGGGCGAACACCGTGCAGGTGTTCGTCTCGAACCCGCGGGGCTGGGCGCTGGCTCCGGGCGTGCCCGCGCAGGACGAGAAGTTCGCGGCCTGGGCGTCGCGTTCCGGCGTCCAGGTGTTCATCCACGCCACCTTCCTGGTGAACCTCGGCTCGGCGGCCGAGGCGACCGTCGAGAAGTCGGTCGCGTCGCTGCGTCACGCGGTCGCTCGCGGACGGGCCATCGGCGCCCGGGGCGTCGTCTTCCACGCGGGGTCGTCGCTGGCCACCGAGCGCCGGGAGCAGGCCTACGGGCAGCTGCGCTCGCACCTGCTGCCGCTGCTGGACGAGCTGACCCCGGAGGACCCGGACCTGCTGGTCGAGCCGACCGCGGGCGGCGGCTTCGCGCTCGCGTCCCGGGTCGAGGACCTGGCCGAGTACTTCGCCGCCGTGGACGCCCACCCGCGCCTGCGCGTCTGTCTGGACACCTGCCACGCGCACGCGGCCGGCCACGACCTGTCCGAGCCGGGCGGGCTGGCCAAGGTGCTCGACACGGTGGTGGATTGCGTCGGGGCCGGGCGGCTCGCGCTGGTGCACGCGAATGATTCGCGGGATCCGGTGGGGTCGCTCCGTGATCGGCACACGACGATCGGGGAGGGCACGATCGGCCTCGAGGGGTTCCGGTCGTTGTTCACGCATCCGGCGGCGGCGGGCGTGCCGATCGTGGTGGAGACGCCGTCCGAGGACGACGGGGCCGGCCACGCCGCCGACATGGCCCGCCTGCGAAGCCTCGCCCCGTAG
- the pknB gene encoding Stk1 family PASTA domain-containing Ser/Thr kinase, with protein sequence MDRTLADPLVGSVLEGRYRIRGRIARGGMATVYDAMDERLERTVAVKVMHPGYAADPAFVHRFIQEARSAAALSHPHVVAVYDQGVHEGLAFLVMEQVQGRTLREVLVQRGRLPAAEALAIIDPVLDALAAAHRHGMVHRDVKPENVLIGNDGRSVKVADFGLARAVAAVGPTSTRGVVMGTVAYVSPEQITYGQASTRSDVYSAGIMLFEMLTGNVPYGGDSSVNIAFQHVHADVPPPSSRAPLVPPSLDELTVRATRRDPNARPADAGAFLDELRVVRDELEGRTTRSVSGGGLLPTSAVPQSGPPTSTFTASAAVPVPQAPGQHTQVVPRHGDVRGTAMMPGGILPPPPGGGHRAGPTLPGPLGRLTSQQRNLAIIAAVVVLALIAAGTGWYLGVGRYTETPQMLELSSTDATAQAKTAGLEINVVQDFDDKALLGRVFKQSPEPGGRIRKGGTVTITISKGPDVVPIPTSLKGKGRTEVEQKLKALGFTVPAPKFEFNDDIDANKLISTSPPLGNKAKRGSSVTIVISQGKGISLPNLVDKSREEAEQIIDGLGLQKDVTIDPTNTDPAKAGKVLKQDPAPGQVTGDVTVKLTVAQGQSQVEIPDVSGQQFDEAKQQLEEAGLRVKRRGGRDDDDARVLFQFPSPGNLVAAGTEVTLFTG encoded by the coding sequence GTGGACAGGACGCTGGCCGACCCCCTGGTGGGTTCCGTGCTCGAAGGCCGCTACCGAATTCGGGGGCGGATCGCGCGCGGTGGCATGGCGACCGTGTACGACGCGATGGACGAACGTCTGGAACGGACCGTCGCGGTCAAGGTCATGCACCCCGGCTACGCGGCCGACCCCGCTTTCGTGCACCGCTTCATCCAGGAGGCGCGCTCGGCCGCCGCGCTGAGCCACCCGCACGTCGTCGCGGTCTACGACCAGGGCGTGCACGAGGGGCTCGCGTTCCTGGTGATGGAGCAGGTCCAGGGCCGCACGCTGCGCGAGGTCCTGGTCCAGCGCGGGCGGCTGCCCGCCGCCGAGGCGCTGGCGATCATCGACCCGGTGCTCGACGCGCTGGCCGCCGCCCACCGGCACGGCATGGTCCACCGGGACGTCAAGCCCGAGAACGTGCTGATCGGCAACGACGGCCGCTCGGTCAAGGTCGCCGACTTCGGTCTGGCCCGCGCCGTGGCCGCGGTCGGCCCGACGTCGACCCGCGGTGTGGTCATGGGCACGGTGGCGTACGTCTCACCCGAGCAGATCACCTACGGCCAGGCCAGCACCCGCAGCGACGTGTACTCGGCCGGGATCATGCTGTTCGAGATGCTCACCGGCAACGTGCCGTACGGCGGCGACTCGTCGGTGAACATCGCCTTCCAGCACGTCCACGCCGACGTCCCGCCGCCGTCGTCGCGCGCGCCGCTGGTGCCGCCGTCGCTCGACGAGCTGACGGTCCGGGCGACCCGGCGCGACCCGAACGCCCGCCCGGCCGACGCCGGCGCGTTCCTCGACGAGCTGCGCGTCGTCCGCGACGAGCTCGAGGGTCGCACGACCCGCAGCGTGTCCGGCGGCGGCCTGCTGCCGACCTCGGCCGTGCCCCAGAGCGGCCCGCCGACCAGTACGTTCACCGCCTCCGCGGCGGTGCCGGTGCCGCAAGCACCGGGCCAGCACACCCAGGTCGTGCCGCGCCACGGTGACGTGCGGGGCACCGCGATGATGCCCGGCGGCATCCTGCCGCCGCCTCCCGGCGGTGGTCACCGCGCCGGTCCCACCCTGCCGGGCCCACTCGGCCGGTTGACGTCGCAGCAGCGCAATCTCGCGATCATCGCCGCGGTCGTCGTGCTGGCGCTGATCGCGGCCGGCACCGGCTGGTACCTCGGCGTCGGCCGGTACACCGAGACACCCCAGATGCTCGAGCTCAGCTCGACCGACGCGACCGCCCAGGCCAAGACGGCCGGGCTGGAGATCAACGTCGTCCAGGACTTCGACGACAAGGCGCTGCTCGGCCGGGTCTTCAAGCAGTCGCCGGAGCCCGGTGGCCGGATCCGCAAGGGCGGCACGGTCACGATCACGATCTCCAAGGGTCCGGACGTCGTCCCGATCCCGACGAGCCTCAAGGGCAAGGGGCGCACCGAGGTCGAGCAGAAACTGAAGGCGCTGGGCTTCACCGTGCCCGCGCCCAAGTTCGAGTTCAACGACGACATCGACGCGAACAAGCTGATCTCGACGTCGCCGCCGCTGGGCAACAAGGCCAAGCGGGGCAGCTCGGTCACGATCGTGATCAGCCAGGGCAAGGGCATCTCGCTGCCGAACCTGGTCGACAAGTCCCGCGAGGAGGCCGAGCAGATCATCGACGGTCTCGGGCTCCAGAAGGACGTCACGATCGACCCGACGAACACCGATCCGGCCAAGGCGGGCAAGGTCCTGAAGCAGGATCCGGCGCCCGGCCAGGTCACCGGCGACGTCACGGTGAAGCTCACGGTCGCCCAGGGCCAGTCGCAAGTGGAGATCCCAGACGTCAGCGGGCAGCAGTTCGACGAGGCCAAGCAGCAGCTGGAAGAGGCCGGACTCCGGGTCAAGCGCCGCGGCGGCCGCGATGACGACGACGCCCGGGTGCTGTTCCAGTTCCCGTCGCCGGGCAACCTGGTCGCCGCCGGCACCGAGGTGACGCTGTTCACCGGCTAG
- a CDS encoding Rv2175c family DNA-binding protein gives MEDSKTEVGPDAWLTVPEAAERLDVRLTRVHQLVKSGALLAVRRDGVLKLPADLVPDLRSEAGQKSNLARHLAGVLTVLKDAGYDSEEALTWLYTPDSTLPEGSAAAALRERPTEIKRRAQALGF, from the coding sequence GTGGAAGACAGCAAAACTGAGGTCGGCCCCGACGCCTGGCTGACCGTCCCCGAGGCCGCGGAACGGCTCGACGTCCGGCTGACCCGCGTGCACCAGCTGGTGAAGAGCGGCGCGCTGCTGGCCGTGCGCCGGGACGGCGTCCTGAAACTCCCGGCCGACCTGGTGCCCGACCTGCGGTCGGAGGCCGGGCAGAAGTCCAACCTGGCCCGGCACCTGGCCGGCGTCCTCACCGTGCTCAAGGACGCGGGCTACGACTCCGAGGAAGCGCTGACCTGGCTCTACACGCCGGATTCGACGCTGCCGGAAGGGTCGGCGGCAGCGGCCCTGCGCGAACGGCCGACCGAGATCAAGCGCCGCGCGCAGGCCCTGGGCTTCTGA
- a CDS encoding lycopene cyclase domain-containing protein, with protein MRHFSYLAVLVFIVIGSGWLEVFLRVQVYRRWKRLLLALTPAAVIFVVWDVLAIRAGHWTFDPHQMLGIELGPLPLEELLFFLVVPVAAILAFEAVRKVTGWRAE; from the coding sequence GTGCGGCATTTCAGCTATCTGGCCGTGCTCGTGTTCATCGTGATCGGTTCGGGCTGGCTCGAGGTGTTCCTCCGGGTCCAGGTGTATCGACGGTGGAAACGCCTGTTGCTCGCGCTCACCCCGGCCGCGGTGATCTTCGTCGTCTGGGACGTGCTCGCGATCCGGGCCGGGCACTGGACGTTCGACCCCCACCAGATGCTGGGCATCGAGTTGGGGCCGCTGCCGCTGGAGGAACTGCTGTTCTTCCTCGTGGTGCCGGTCGCGGCGATCCTCGCGTTCGAGGCCGTGCGCAAGGTCACCGGCTGGAGAGCCGAATGA
- a CDS encoding lycopene cyclase domain-containing protein: MTYTQAAVLGVLVALAIDLFVYRTRLVTRRVWWVSYAIVVFFQLMTNGFLTGRGIVRYNPDDIIGLRIVYAPVEDLLFGFALVLFAVSTWVRLGRVRPAREQAAPRARDESY, from the coding sequence ATGACCTACACCCAGGCGGCGGTGCTCGGCGTGCTGGTGGCGCTGGCCATCGACCTGTTCGTCTACCGGACCCGGCTGGTCACCCGCCGGGTCTGGTGGGTCTCCTACGCGATCGTCGTGTTCTTCCAGCTGATGACGAACGGCTTTCTCACCGGCCGGGGGATCGTCCGGTACAACCCGGACGACATCATCGGCCTGCGGATCGTCTACGCGCCGGTCGAGGACCTGCTGTTCGGGTTCGCGCTCGTGCTCTTCGCGGTGTCCACCTGGGTCAGGCTCGGGCGCGTACGGCCCGCACGAGAGCAGGCAGCGCCACGCGCGCGCGACGAAAGTTACTGA
- a CDS encoding phytoene/squalene synthase family protein, whose product MSSRELDAAGITDPELRASYAECRRLLAEHGKTYHLATLLLPPAKRPYVQALYGFARYADEIVDDLSSTLSDAEKAAELDAFSASVLADLKRGESDHPITRALVDTVRRWDVDVTYIEAFNASMRMDLTVTEYATYDDLMTYVYGSAAVIGLEMVPILEHPGVPRAVVEPYAHDLGVAFQLANFIRDVGEDLRRGRIYLPMEDLALFGVDREHLERGVVDGPIRRLLAYEVARCREIYRAAWPGFRLLAPESQECMKTAFLLYGGILDAVEQADYQVLDRRVAVSNFRRARVALPALVRAVRARA is encoded by the coding sequence ATGAGCTCGCGTGAACTGGACGCCGCCGGCATCACGGATCCGGAGTTGCGGGCGTCCTACGCCGAGTGCCGCCGGCTGCTGGCCGAACACGGCAAGACCTATCACCTGGCCACGCTGCTGCTCCCGCCGGCGAAGCGGCCGTACGTCCAGGCGCTGTACGGGTTCGCCCGATACGCCGACGAGATCGTCGACGACCTCAGCTCGACGCTGTCGGACGCCGAGAAGGCCGCCGAGCTGGACGCGTTCTCGGCGTCCGTCCTGGCCGACCTGAAGCGGGGCGAGTCGGACCACCCGATCACCCGGGCGCTGGTCGACACCGTCAGGCGCTGGGACGTCGACGTCACCTACATCGAGGCGTTCAACGCGTCGATGCGGATGGACCTGACCGTCACCGAGTACGCGACCTACGACGACCTGATGACGTACGTGTACGGGTCGGCCGCGGTGATCGGGCTGGAGATGGTGCCGATCCTCGAGCACCCCGGGGTCCCGCGGGCGGTCGTCGAGCCGTACGCGCACGACCTCGGCGTCGCGTTCCAGCTCGCGAACTTCATCCGGGACGTCGGCGAGGACCTTCGGCGGGGCCGGATCTACCTGCCGATGGAGGACCTGGCGCTGTTCGGCGTCGACCGGGAGCACCTGGAGCGGGGGGTCGTCGACGGGCCGATCCGGCGGCTGCTGGCCTACGAGGTGGCCCGGTGCCGGGAGATCTACCGGGCCGCCTGGCCGGGCTTCCGGCTGCTCGCGCCGGAGAGCCAGGAGTGCATGAAGACCGCGTTCCTGCTCTACGGCGGCATCCTCGACGCCGTCGAGCAGGCCGACTACCAGGTGCTCGACCGTCGGGTCGCGGTCAGTAACTTTCGTCGCGCGCGCGTGGCGCTGCCTGCTCTCGTGCGGGCCGTACGCGCCCGAGCCTGA
- the mptB gene encoding polyprenol phosphomannose-dependent alpha 1,6 mannosyltransferase MptB, with translation MTTAVRVTNARWTGFAGSVLIAVGGLGAGVLPRPDPLWDAPVLRDLRHGIGPAVCITLAAIGMTLLVYAWWRLRTESSAGSVTGTAALWALPLLFGPPMFSRDLYSYAAQGLVLARGFDPYRIGPAEIPSGLGADWVSSVSSTWVSTPAPYGPLYLYLASWVAGAAGDNLVVALLGLRFLAVLGLVVLAVIVPRMAAAYGASPSRAQWLLIANPLVLAQLVAGGHNEALMLPFLAGALWVAAPAARRGPDAAGGGPDAPRRGLYAVGAAAGGLIGLAAAVKVSAVVALPFVVVLVAANRPVGPGRLGWWNRVVRVGAVAGAAAVAAFGLVSALAGLGLGWVHGLAVTSGVSVQWTSIPTGWGMFLTWFTSAPDRTVLGPARTLGTVVMLVILVVLWWRVRTAPARAVLGACAAALFVLAIFGASFHPWYLLWALVPLAAADEDRFATVLVVISGVLSFFVLPDGYNLARATHVPGTIFDLVLTGAAVAYGIRFLRRRRVTTDELA, from the coding sequence GTGACGACCGCTGTTCGGGTGACCAACGCCCGGTGGACGGGTTTCGCCGGTTCGGTGCTGATCGCGGTCGGCGGGCTGGGCGCCGGTGTGCTGCCCCGCCCCGATCCCCTGTGGGACGCCCCGGTGCTGCGCGATCTGCGTCACGGGATCGGGCCGGCGGTGTGCATCACGCTGGCCGCGATCGGCATGACGCTGCTGGTCTACGCGTGGTGGCGGCTGCGGACGGAGTCCTCGGCCGGGTCCGTGACCGGCACGGCCGCGCTGTGGGCGCTGCCGCTGCTGTTCGGGCCGCCGATGTTCAGCCGCGACCTCTACTCCTACGCCGCTCAGGGCCTGGTGCTCGCGCGGGGCTTCGACCCGTACCGGATCGGTCCGGCCGAGATCCCGTCCGGGCTCGGCGCCGACTGGGTGTCGTCGGTCTCGTCCACCTGGGTCAGTACGCCGGCGCCGTACGGGCCGCTGTACCTGTACCTGGCCAGCTGGGTCGCCGGCGCGGCCGGCGACAACCTCGTCGTCGCGCTGCTGGGCTTGCGTTTCCTGGCCGTGCTCGGCCTGGTCGTGCTGGCGGTGATCGTCCCGCGGATGGCCGCCGCGTACGGGGCCTCGCCGAGCCGCGCGCAGTGGTTGCTGATCGCGAACCCGCTGGTGCTGGCCCAGTTGGTGGCGGGCGGGCACAACGAGGCGCTGATGCTGCCGTTCCTGGCCGGTGCGCTCTGGGTGGCCGCCCCGGCGGCCCGGCGCGGGCCGGACGCGGCCGGGGGCGGGCCGGACGCGCCCCGGCGGGGGCTGTACGCGGTCGGGGCGGCGGCCGGGGGGCTGATCGGGCTGGCCGCCGCGGTGAAGGTCTCGGCCGTCGTCGCGCTGCCGTTCGTCGTCGTGCTGGTGGCCGCGAACCGGCCGGTCGGGCCCGGACGGCTGGGCTGGTGGAACCGGGTCGTGCGCGTGGGTGCGGTGGCCGGTGCGGCCGCGGTGGCCGCGTTCGGGCTGGTGAGCGCGCTGGCCGGGCTCGGGCTGGGCTGGGTGCACGGGCTGGCCGTCACCAGCGGCGTCTCGGTGCAGTGGACGTCGATCCCGACCGGCTGGGGCATGTTCCTGACCTGGTTCACGTCGGCGCCCGACCGCACGGTGCTGGGCCCGGCCCGGACGCTCGGCACCGTCGTCATGCTGGTGATCCTGGTCGTGCTCTGGTGGCGCGTGCGGACCGCGCCGGCCCGGGCGGTACTGGGAGCGTGCGCGGCCGCGCTGTTCGTGCTCGCGATCTTCGGGGCGTCGTTCCACCCCTGGTACCTGCTCTGGGCGCTGGTTCCGCTGGCCGCCGCGGACGAGGACCGGTTCGCGACCGTGCTCGTCGTGATCAGCGGCGTGCTCAGCTTCTTCGTCCTGCCCGACGGCTACAACCTGGCCCGGGCCACGCACGTGCCGGGCACGATCTTCGACCTCGTTCTCACCGGGGCCGCCGTGGCCTACGGCATCCGGTTCCTGCGCCGCAGAAGGGTTACCACCGATGAGCTCGCGTGA